Proteins encoded together in one Neobacillus sp. FSL H8-0543 window:
- a CDS encoding YlbF family regulator gives MLATIERIELLDQADHLANMILESDIVEQYQICLYKLRHNKESQQKINKFANLKELYEEVQRFGKYHPDYKRVMGEIRQYKRDMDLDPLVAEFRLAENDLQYLLDAISMIVGGAVSPNIKVPIGNPFFDTGNSHSSGCGGGGSCNCG, from the coding sequence ATGCTTGCAACAATTGAGAGAATAGAATTATTAGACCAGGCAGATCACTTAGCTAATATGATTTTAGAATCTGACATCGTTGAACAATATCAGATTTGTTTATATAAGCTCCGTCATAATAAAGAATCGCAGCAAAAAATCAATAAATTTGCAAACCTTAAAGAACTTTATGAAGAAGTTCAACGGTTTGGTAAATATCACCCAGATTACAAGAGAGTAATGGGTGAAATCCGGCAATATAAGCGTGATATGGATTTAGATCCACTTGTTGCTGAATTTCGATTAGCGGAAAATGATTTACAATATTTACTGGATGCAATCAGCATGATAGTTGGCGGTGCAGTTTCACCAAATATTAAGGTCCCAATAGGCAATCCATTCTTTGATACAGGAAACTCACATAGCAGTGGCTGCGGTGGCGGGGGAAGCTGTAATTGTGGTTAA
- a CDS encoding PaaI family thioesterase — protein MKDHIQQLLNKCIELGSEEDLSALVHVLEGIEKKIDKTNLQYIDGLLHMDRVIDKEKKTCIITVPINPLLNNSLDIVHGGITATILDTAMGSLAISLLPDGYAAVTNQLNIHYIAPGIGNTLRCKAEVIHQGSKTFVISGEVYRSDGKKIAYATGTFFTIQK, from the coding sequence TTGAAAGATCATATTCAACAATTATTAAACAAATGTATTGAACTCGGTTCAGAAGAAGATTTAAGTGCACTAGTCCATGTTTTAGAAGGTATTGAAAAAAAAATAGATAAAACGAATCTACAATATATTGATGGTCTATTACATATGGATCGAGTGATTGATAAGGAGAAAAAAACCTGTATAATTACTGTTCCTATAAATCCGTTATTAAATAATTCATTAGACATTGTCCATGGAGGAATAACTGCAACGATCCTTGACACCGCAATGGGATCCTTAGCCATCTCTCTACTCCCGGATGGTTATGCTGCGGTGACGAACCAGCTAAATATCCATTACATAGCACCCGGAATAGGCAATACACTCCGCTGCAAGGCTGAAGTTATTCACCAAGGCAGCAAGACATTCGTCATTTCAGGTGAGGTTTATCGTAGTGATGGGAAAAAAATTGCCTATGCCACAGGTACTTTTTTTACCATTCAAAAATAG
- a CDS encoding CAP domain-containing protein, which yields MNQSLYQNHHNNNISNGPSAERPKEGLGQLIGQDLSELIKKLGEPERIDESLYGYQWYIYNLDYSRYVQVGVENNRVVTVYAIGENNEVTPFLLGQPVEEIFNSYNIDTNIEIEFNGNSYRFELSDTDLNLRPLIPLGDIFVQLYIDNFTGTLSSIRFLNNEALIKQHPYELVYRGELIEPTNPNETLWRSIEEGAEKEIFDITNVLRVRHDLNPVLWDDETAKVAYGHSKDMSDSDDFSHISKQFGDLSDRLKAAKVTYLSAGENIAANYSDGPAVVEGWLNSKTHRESLLSEEFTHLGVGVYQKYYTQNFIRIDEE from the coding sequence TTGAATCAATCATTATATCAGAATCATCATAATAATAATATCTCCAACGGTCCGTCAGCAGAACGGCCTAAAGAGGGACTAGGACAGCTAATTGGACAAGACCTTTCCGAGCTAATAAAAAAGTTAGGCGAACCTGAACGAATCGATGAATCATTATATGGTTATCAATGGTATATCTATAATCTGGATTATTCTCGCTATGTTCAAGTGGGGGTAGAGAATAATCGGGTAGTAACGGTATATGCAATAGGGGAAAATAATGAGGTTACACCGTTCCTATTAGGACAACCGGTTGAGGAAATATTTAATTCTTACAATATTGACACGAATATTGAGATTGAATTCAATGGTAATTCTTATCGCTTTGAATTATCTGACACCGATCTAAATCTAAGACCGTTGATCCCACTGGGTGATATCTTTGTCCAACTATATATTGATAATTTTACAGGTACTCTTTCAAGTATCCGTTTTTTAAATAATGAAGCTTTAATTAAACAGCATCCCTATGAATTGGTTTATCGAGGTGAATTGATTGAACCAACTAATCCTAATGAAACTTTGTGGAGAAGTATCGAAGAGGGTGCAGAGAAGGAAATTTTTGATATTACAAATGTTCTCAGGGTTAGACATGATTTGAATCCGGTATTATGGGATGATGAAACTGCTAAGGTTGCATATGGCCATAGCAAGGATATGTCAGATAGTGATGATTTTTCACATATTTCTAAGCAATTTGGCGACCTATCGGATCGGTTAAAGGCTGCAAAAGTCACGTATCTATCTGCTGGTGAGAATATAGCTGCGAATTATTCTGATGGACCGGCGGTCGTTGAAGGCTGGCTAAATAGTAAAACTCATCGTGAATCACTGTTAAGTGAGGAATTTACCCATCTCGGAGTAGGGGTATATCAAAAGTACTATACACAAAACTTTATCCGGATAGATGAAGAGTAA
- the ctaG gene encoding cytochrome c oxidase assembly factor CtaG, translating into MLTLDIFGFKALWSPYFLLILLSIVAAYFLITVIFRSKFSNSEPLTKKQAGLFLLSMTLIYAIKGSPLDVMAHLMFYVHMIQMATLVFVIPIIFIFGIPVWIWRKLFSIKLFNLIFKFFTRPLIALIAFNGLFSFYHLPFVFDNIMQNIWLHAGYSMLLFFVAIFMWWPLMNPVPEHQTLSGLKKVGYIFADGMLLLPACALIIFSPESIYLTYSDPAVWGQVMALCVGPGTFAGLDISGPELFSSMSLLHDQQLGGVLMKVMQEIIYGSVLAHVFFEWYRKDQAESENELNQTLEPSLIK; encoded by the coding sequence GTGCTTACATTAGATATATTTGGCTTTAAAGCACTTTGGAGCCCGTACTTCCTATTAATTTTACTATCAATAGTTGCTGCTTATTTTCTAATTACAGTTATTTTCCGGAGTAAGTTCTCCAATAGTGAACCTTTAACAAAGAAACAAGCTGGCTTGTTTTTGCTTTCGATGACACTGATTTATGCTATTAAAGGGTCGCCGCTTGATGTAATGGCTCATTTGATGTTTTATGTCCATATGATTCAAATGGCTACGCTCGTTTTCGTGATCCCGATTATCTTTATCTTCGGTATTCCAGTTTGGATATGGCGAAAACTCTTTAGTATCAAATTATTTAATCTTATTTTTAAGTTTTTTACTAGACCGCTTATTGCATTGATTGCGTTTAATGGGTTGTTTTCCTTTTACCATCTTCCATTTGTATTTGACAATATTATGCAAAACATTTGGTTACATGCAGGTTACTCAATGCTATTATTTTTCGTAGCAATATTTATGTGGTGGCCGCTTATGAATCCAGTTCCAGAGCATCAAACATTAAGTGGATTAAAGAAGGTAGGCTATATCTTTGCTGATGGGATGTTATTATTGCCAGCTTGTGCCTTAATTATCTTCTCCCCAGAATCTATCTATTTGACTTACTCGGATCCTGCGGTTTGGGGTCAAGTGATGGCCCTATGTGTCGGTCCTGGGACTTTTGCTGGCTTAGATATTAGCGGACCAGAGTTATTCAGTTCAATGTCCTTATTGCATGACCAACAGCTTGGCGGGGTCTTAATGAAGGTAATGCAGGAAATTATCTATGGCAGTGTCTTAGCCCATGTTTTCTTTGAATGGTATCGAAAAGACCAAGCCGAATCTGAAAATGAATTGAACCAAACCCTAGAGCCGTCTCTTATTAAATAA
- a CDS encoding patatin-like phospholipase family protein, with product MEHPKIGLALGSGGARGFAHLGVIKVLKDEGIPIHLIAGSSMGSLVGSFYAAGIEIDRLYKLSTAFKRKYFLDFTVPKMGFISGKRVKEFIKVFTHGKNIEELDIPLGIVTTDLLSGEKVVFKQGPVADAVRASISIPGIFVPEKYNGRILVDGGVSDRVPVSVAKEMGADIVIAVDVSRVKRNAEITSIFDVIMQSIDIMQTEILINREIASDIMIRPPVELYSSRAFTNIEEIITLGEEETKKQLEQIKSVIASWKG from the coding sequence ATGGAACATCCTAAAATTGGATTGGCGCTTGGTTCAGGAGGGGCACGAGGATTTGCTCATTTAGGTGTTATAAAAGTATTGAAGGACGAAGGAATCCCCATTCATTTAATTGCTGGGAGCAGTATGGGATCTCTTGTGGGTAGCTTTTATGCAGCGGGTATCGAAATCGACCGTTTATATAAACTTTCAACAGCTTTTAAAAGAAAATACTTTTTGGATTTTACTGTTCCGAAGATGGGATTCATTTCTGGGAAAAGGGTCAAGGAGTTCATTAAGGTGTTCACCCATGGCAAGAATATTGAAGAGCTAGATATTCCATTGGGGATAGTGACCACTGATTTATTATCAGGTGAAAAAGTTGTTTTTAAACAAGGTCCGGTTGCTGATGCAGTGAGAGCTAGCATTTCAATTCCAGGCATTTTTGTACCAGAGAAATATAACGGAAGAATCCTGGTGGATGGTGGGGTATCAGATCGTGTTCCTGTATCCGTTGCAAAGGAAATGGGCGCAGATATTGTCATTGCGGTAGATGTTTCTAGAGTAAAGCGGAATGCTGAAATTACCTCAATCTTTGATGTCATTATGCAAAGCATCGATATTATGCAGACCGAAATTCTCATCAATCGCGAAATCGCCTCGGATATTATGATTCGGCCGCCTGTTGAACTTTATAGTTCGCGTGCCTTTACCAATATCGAAGAAATTATCACCCTTGGTGAAGAGGAAACGAAAAAACAGCTAGAACAAATTAAAAGTGTAATAGCGAGTTGGAAGGGGTAA
- a CDS encoding YlbG family protein — protein MFIQRQGLVVWLYSLKQAKMLRRFGNVHYVSKKLKYVVLYCNQEDLDGIMEKLNSFSFVKKVEPSYKPFLKMEFENAAPDKAKEYDYKMGI, from the coding sequence ATGTTCATACAAAGACAAGGATTGGTTGTTTGGCTTTACTCATTAAAGCAAGCAAAAATGTTAAGGCGTTTTGGTAATGTTCATTACGTCTCAAAAAAGCTTAAATATGTCGTGTTATATTGCAATCAAGAGGATCTTGATGGGATTATGGAAAAGCTAAATTCCTTTTCCTTTGTTAAGAAAGTAGAACCTTCCTATAAACCTTTCTTAAAAATGGAATTCGAGAATGCAGCACCTGATAAAGCAAAGGAATACGATTATAAGATGGGGATATAA
- a CDS encoding YlbE-like family protein, giving the protein MRRDVFDFLNGQKELKKFVREQPLWYRKLSRNPYDLQTLERESLHYYKKTIPHQVEKFSNNVQMASMMFYMFQSMKDQN; this is encoded by the coding sequence ATGAGAAGAGATGTATTTGATTTTTTGAATGGACAAAAGGAACTAAAAAAGTTTGTCAGAGAGCAGCCGCTTTGGTACCGCAAACTTTCAAGGAACCCTTATGACCTACAAACACTAGAAAGAGAATCCCTTCATTATTATAAAAAGACCATACCGCATCAGGTTGAAAAATTTTCAAACAATGTACAAATGGCCTCAATGATGTTCTACATGTTTCAATCAATGAAAGACCAAAACTAG
- a CDS encoding GNAT family N-acetyltransferase, with amino-acid sequence MEIKVLTEEDYTQSMKLSMYAFQYTIPEDKIPTRKEMLKNHKILGIWNQSNLAAKLHIIPFHIYMYGLEWKMGGVAGVATYPEFRRSGYVKSLMIEAIKQMRGDGQIVSMLHPFDIGFYRKYGWEIFTENKKIQIDKINLQFLEPQKGSIKRYTKDTHHSDIEKLYIEFSEKYTGMLVRDLTWWMNNIYDDSQIAVYYNEMGQAKGYILFEIKDQKMDVQEFICLNHEARCGLWNFICQHDSMVENVSILTSNHEYLPYVLKQPKVKMEVAPYFMARIIDARQCLSKVQFNGCTDKVFLHIEDTFAPWNNGSYLIGNSDVKVFKEKQGSSCTQPPQRGIRLDINALTAILFGYKRPIELFAMGYLKGSEEEVNVLERLFPIVKPYFYDFF; translated from the coding sequence ATGGAAATTAAAGTACTAACTGAGGAAGACTATACTCAGTCGATGAAGCTTTCCATGTATGCCTTTCAATATACAATCCCAGAGGACAAAATTCCGACAAGAAAAGAAATGTTAAAAAATCATAAGATACTCGGCATATGGAATCAGAGTAATCTTGCGGCAAAGCTGCATATTATTCCATTTCATATCTATATGTATGGACTTGAATGGAAAATGGGTGGTGTTGCTGGGGTAGCAACATATCCAGAATTTCGCAGAAGCGGATATGTAAAATCTTTAATGATTGAAGCTATAAAGCAGATGAGGGGGGATGGGCAAATTGTCTCGATGCTTCATCCCTTTGACATTGGTTTTTACAGAAAATACGGTTGGGAAATTTTTACTGAAAACAAGAAAATTCAGATTGATAAAATTAACCTGCAATTTCTCGAGCCCCAAAAAGGGTCTATTAAACGTTACACGAAAGACACACATCATTCGGATATTGAGAAACTTTATATTGAATTCAGCGAGAAATACACGGGAATGCTGGTACGTGATTTAACTTGGTGGATGAATAATATCTATGATGACTCCCAGATTGCTGTCTATTACAACGAAATGGGTCAAGCAAAGGGCTATATTCTTTTTGAAATTAAGGATCAGAAAATGGATGTTCAAGAGTTCATTTGTCTAAATCATGAGGCAAGGTGTGGATTGTGGAATTTTATTTGTCAACATGATTCCATGGTGGAAAATGTATCGATACTGACTTCAAATCACGAATATTTACCATACGTCCTTAAACAGCCGAAAGTGAAGATGGAGGTAGCTCCATACTTTATGGCTCGAATTATCGATGCTCGGCAGTGTTTATCAAAAGTACAATTTAATGGCTGTACGGACAAAGTATTTCTCCATATTGAGGATACATTTGCCCCATGGAACAATGGAAGTTATTTAATTGGAAATAGTGACGTGAAAGTATTTAAGGAAAAGCAAGGTAGTAGTTGTACGCAGCCTCCTCAAAGAGGAATAAGGCTAGATATTAATGCATTAACAGCTATATTATTTGGTTATAAACGACCAATTGAATTATTTGCAATGGGTTATTTAAAGGGCTCAGAAGAAGAAGTTAATGTGTTAGAGAGGTTATTCCCTATAGTAAAGCCATATTTCTATGATTTTTTCTAA
- a CDS encoding CBS domain-containing protein, translating into MEQIREIMTDNVDSCTLLDNVFEVAVKMKELNVGAIPIVDQDKLVGMITDRDIVVRGVAEKHPGSTKVEDIMSNNLITISPDATTKEAAKLMSEHQIRRLPVVESDKLVGIVSLGDFAIREQTDDQAKAALTEISETNYNGVQH; encoded by the coding sequence GTGGAACAGATTCGCGAAATTATGACGGATAACGTTGATAGTTGTACACTTTTAGATAATGTATTCGAAGTAGCAGTGAAAATGAAGGAATTGAATGTTGGGGCAATCCCCATTGTCGATCAAGATAAGCTTGTCGGAATGATAACTGACCGTGATATTGTAGTTCGAGGCGTTGCTGAGAAACATCCGGGTTCAACTAAAGTAGAAGATATAATGAGTAATAATCTAATTACGATTTCTCCTGATGCCACGACAAAGGAAGCAGCTAAATTAATGTCTGAGCATCAAATTCGAAGGCTGCCAGTGGTGGAAAGTGATAAACTCGTGGGGATTGTATCACTGGGTGATTTTGCAATTAGGGAGCAAACTGATGATCAGGCAAAAGCAGCACTTACAGAAATATCAGAAACAAACTATAACGGTGTTCAACATTAA
- the coaD gene encoding pantetheine-phosphate adenylyltransferase has translation MASIAVCPGSFDPITYGHLDIIRRAAKVFGVVYVSVMNNSAKNPLFNVEERIDLIKEVTKDLPNVKVDEHSGLLVEYAKAVNANAIIRGLRAVSDFEYEMQITSMNRVLSDEIETFFIMTNNQYSFLSSSIVKEVAKYNGNISELVPPIVEEALHQKFNRND, from the coding sequence TTGGCTAGTATTGCCGTTTGTCCAGGAAGTTTTGATCCAATTACATATGGTCATCTAGATATTATTAGAAGAGCAGCTAAAGTTTTTGGTGTTGTTTATGTTAGTGTGATGAACAATTCAGCAAAAAATCCGTTATTCAATGTCGAAGAGCGCATAGACCTTATTAAAGAAGTAACAAAGGATTTACCAAATGTGAAAGTGGATGAACATTCGGGGCTTCTTGTTGAATATGCAAAGGCTGTAAATGCAAATGCGATTATTCGAGGGTTACGTGCTGTCTCGGACTTTGAGTATGAAATGCAAATTACATCAATGAACAGAGTGTTAAGTGATGAAATTGAAACCTTCTTTATTATGACAAATAACCAATATTCATTCCTTAGCTCAAGTATTGTGAAGGAAGTAGCCAAATACAATGGTAATATCTCAGAGCTAGTACCGCCAATTGTAGAAGAGGCCCTCCATCAAAAATTTAATCGCAATGATTAA
- a CDS encoding YlbD family protein, which produces MMPKKLHPSVVNFKEFVSNNPKLILEVRKGEATWQELYEDWYLLGEEDSRWEIIRSENKIQSEENTDKKGDWISTIMGTIQKMDPEQVQHYINNLSQALGAIQGVLSQFQGSNKTNQVKPQIEQRHPFLFRKD; this is translated from the coding sequence ATGATGCCAAAAAAATTACATCCTTCCGTAGTTAATTTTAAAGAATTTGTTAGTAATAATCCAAAGTTAATTCTTGAAGTGCGGAAAGGGGAAGCGACGTGGCAGGAATTATATGAAGATTGGTACCTCCTTGGTGAGGAAGATTCAAGGTGGGAAATAATAAGGTCTGAAAACAAGATACAGTCAGAAGAAAACACGGATAAAAAAGGTGATTGGATTTCCACTATTATGGGAACAATACAAAAAATGGATCCAGAGCAGGTTCAGCATTATATTAATAACTTAAGCCAAGCATTAGGGGCCATTCAAGGTGTTCTCTCCCAATTTCAGGGGTCTAACAAAACTAATCAAGTTAAACCTCAAATTGAACAAAGACATCCTTTTTTATTTCGTAAAGATTAA
- the rsmD gene encoding 16S rRNA (guanine(966)-N(2))-methyltransferase RsmD, giving the protein MRVVSGVCKGRGLKAVPGNTTRPTTDKVKEALFNMIGPYFDGGVGLDLFAGSGGLGLEALSRGLEKVIFIDRDGKAIQVIHENIKACFMEEKSEVYRNDADRALKALFKREIRFDYIFLDPPYKKQELIRLMEKITEHALLKPDGVIVCEHGHDVELPQTVGSYSQIKHEKYGMIAISIYS; this is encoded by the coding sequence ATGAGAGTTGTATCAGGTGTTTGTAAAGGTAGAGGACTAAAGGCAGTTCCGGGAAATACAACGAGACCGACTACGGATAAAGTGAAAGAAGCACTATTTAATATGATCGGACCATATTTTGATGGCGGAGTTGGTCTTGACCTTTTTGCTGGTAGTGGTGGCTTAGGGCTTGAGGCGCTTAGCCGCGGTTTAGAAAAAGTTATTTTTATTGATCGTGATGGCAAAGCCATTCAAGTGATCCATGAAAATATTAAAGCATGTTTTATGGAGGAAAAGTCAGAGGTGTATCGGAATGATGCCGATAGGGCTCTAAAGGCACTTTTCAAAAGAGAAATCCGTTTTGATTACATATTTTTAGATCCGCCGTATAAAAAGCAGGAACTTATAAGGTTAATGGAGAAAATAACTGAACATGCATTATTAAAACCTGATGGAGTGATCGTCTGTGAACACGGTCATGACGTAGAATTACCGCAAACAGTAGGGTCATATTCACAAATCAAACACGAAAAGTACGGGATGATTGCTATTTCGATTTATTCTTGA
- a CDS encoding DUF420 domain-containing protein has protein sequence MNSLPILPTISTTFIILSAITVAIGWWQISQRKIEAHKKTMFLAGIFALIFFIIYASRTIFIGNTAFGGPDNIKIYYTVFLIFHITLATSGAVLGIISIFTGYKNKLSIHRKLGPITSIVWFFTAITGVAVYLLLYVFYHGGETTSVIKAILGT, from the coding sequence ATGAATTCCTTACCGATTTTACCAACAATTAGTACAACCTTTATTATTTTAAGTGCAATCACTGTAGCAATTGGGTGGTGGCAGATTAGCCAAAGAAAAATTGAAGCACATAAGAAGACAATGTTTCTTGCTGGGATTTTTGCTCTTATTTTCTTTATTATTTATGCTTCTAGAACAATCTTCATCGGAAATACTGCTTTTGGCGGACCAGACAATATAAAAATCTATTACACTGTATTTTTAATCTTTCATATTACCTTAGCGACATCAGGTGCCGTTCTTGGAATTATCTCGATTTTTACAGGATATAAAAATAAACTTTCAATTCACCGAAAACTTGGTCCAATTACCAGCATAGTTTGGTTCTTTACTGCTATTACAGGGGTGGCTGTTTACTTATTGCTATATGTCTTCTATCATGGCGGTGAGACGACTTCTGTTATTAAAGCTATTTTGGGGACATAA
- a CDS encoding methylthioribose kinase, with amino-acid sequence MIQRFIELGEGYSDIYELLELARANQHRIVHLMAFHSSVGDRPVTSLAVILQPTDPGNFQALYICREGIPNPKFIPNKRYDLFQKTAEELGKQIMELSVKPSTMFHEKELYYQHLIGILRLNHFLKPLQ; translated from the coding sequence TTGATACAACGCTTTATAGAATTAGGTGAAGGTTATTCTGATATATATGAATTACTAGAATTGGCAAGGGCAAATCAGCACCGCATTGTTCATCTGATGGCTTTTCACAGCTCAGTTGGAGACAGGCCAGTAACGTCGTTGGCAGTGATTTTACAGCCCACAGATCCTGGGAATTTTCAAGCCCTTTATATCTGTCGCGAAGGAATACCCAACCCTAAATTTATTCCAAATAAACGCTATGATCTTTTTCAAAAAACAGCTGAGGAACTCGGAAAGCAAATAATGGAGCTTTCAGTCAAACCTTCAACAATGTTTCATGAAAAAGAACTGTATTACCAACATTTAATCGGTATTTTGAGACTAAATCATTTTCTTAAACCACTACAATAA
- the ylbJ gene encoding sporulation integral membrane protein YlbJ, with protein sequence MLRSKIKTIFLSVSVIILAVSLISYPQESFEASIRGLKMWWEIVFPSLLPFFIVSEMLIGFGVVKFIGVLLEPLMRPLFKVPGVGGFVWAMGMASGYPAGAKFTARLRQEGQLTQIEAERLVSFTNSSNPLFIFGAVAVGFFYNPQLGVILALAHYLGNICVGLIMRFYGKETPAERVEKRKGFKLRQALSALHQTRLKEKRPIGKLLGDAVNSSIQTLLMIGGFIILFSVVNKLLFHLHITTTIANAFDILLSFLGLPPLLSIPFISGLFEITLGSELTSQVKEATLMQQAMITSFILAFSGFSVQAQVASILAQTDIRFQPFFIARIIHGILASIFAFILWKPVYLRLYGSEEPSNAIPVGLFEKGTWLHSYFHHLIELGPLITIFSLIIYVFLLFQRLGKN encoded by the coding sequence TTGTTACGTTCTAAAATTAAAACAATTTTTTTATCCGTATCCGTCATCATCCTAGCTGTATCGCTAATTTCCTATCCCCAGGAGTCCTTTGAAGCCTCCATTCGCGGACTTAAAATGTGGTGGGAAATTGTCTTCCCATCCCTTTTACCGTTTTTTATTGTATCTGAAATGCTGATTGGTTTTGGCGTAGTTAAATTTATTGGTGTATTGTTAGAGCCCCTTATGAGACCACTCTTTAAGGTACCAGGAGTTGGCGGTTTTGTCTGGGCTATGGGAATGGCATCTGGCTACCCTGCCGGGGCAAAATTCACTGCGAGATTGCGTCAAGAGGGCCAGTTAACACAGATTGAAGCAGAGAGACTCGTTTCATTTACAAACTCCTCAAACCCGCTCTTTATCTTTGGAGCTGTAGCTGTAGGCTTTTTCTATAACCCCCAATTAGGAGTAATATTAGCTTTAGCACACTATTTAGGGAATATTTGCGTTGGCTTGATCATGCGGTTTTATGGCAAGGAAACGCCCGCTGAGCGCGTGGAAAAGCGTAAAGGGTTTAAGCTAAGACAGGCTTTATCCGCATTACATCAAACACGGCTAAAGGAAAAACGCCCTATTGGAAAATTACTTGGTGATGCTGTCAATTCCTCGATTCAAACATTATTGATGATTGGCGGTTTCATCATTCTATTTTCTGTTGTTAACAAACTTCTCTTTCACTTACATATTACTACAACAATCGCAAATGCCTTTGATATTTTGTTATCATTCTTAGGTTTACCCCCATTGCTTAGTATCCCGTTTATCTCAGGCTTATTTGAAATAACTCTCGGGAGCGAGCTAACGAGCCAGGTCAAGGAAGCAACACTTATGCAACAGGCAATGATTACGAGCTTTATTTTAGCTTTCAGTGGATTTAGTGTCCAAGCACAAGTTGCCAGTATTCTTGCACAGACCGATATACGCTTTCAACCGTTTTTCATAGCGAGGATCATTCATGGAATACTGGCTAGCATTTTTGCCTTTATTTTATGGAAACCTGTGTATCTCCGCTTATATGGTTCGGAAGAGCCCTCAAACGCTATCCCTGTTGGTCTTTTTGAAAAAGGTACCTGGCTTCATAGCTATTTTCATCACTTAATTGAATTAGGACCACTCATTACCATTTTTTCGCTTATTATTTATGTGTTCCTTCTATTTCAACGATTAGGAAAAAATTAA
- a CDS encoding YugN family protein, whose protein sequence is MKFENTEIESLKADLNRLDEVMLDNGLVREGQWDYERVTYDRKFELKEGVFYLRIRGHVVEGEVDTNRAIIQLMTPLLGKYYYPHGVEYGEGEQFPTALVNQSKKIIDTVKAEVTKFAV, encoded by the coding sequence ATGAAATTTGAGAATACGGAAATTGAAAGTTTGAAAGCGGATTTAAACCGTCTAGACGAGGTTATGCTTGATAACGGGTTAGTTCGTGAAGGACAATGGGATTATGAACGTGTTACATACGATCGTAAGTTTGAATTGAAAGAAGGGGTATTCTACTTGCGTATCCGTGGCCATGTAGTTGAAGGCGAAGTTGATACAAACAGGGCGATTATTCAATTAATGACACCATTATTGGGTAAATATTATTATCCTCATGGTGTTGAGTACGGAGAGGGAGAACAGTTCCCGACGGCACTTGTCAATCAGTCAAAAAAAATTATTGACACTGTAAAAGCAGAAGTAACTAAATTTGCAGTATAA